From Leptidea sinapis chromosome 3, ilLepSina1.1, whole genome shotgun sequence, a single genomic window includes:
- the LOC126978462 gene encoding uncharacterized protein LOC126978462 isoform X5 encodes MLDLIGVTLGERQAELNYKVAEAVKNKINFKDLEALEENSDVDKLYKIDIASKLKKMDYIQEVLKCGDSLYVSRALKYDYIYGDEFSAIINPDYLNQEIFPYMSLRMKKKLLDNVASRVRNQSRLQTFFEYCMNLRTFNLAFKFSLLLSENDKLDILNTNFKFIENQENSQQFIGNSFVLAKAYISKLDIVNQNIVMKFSNLFLVDAEEYLDMIEKHYQRYGSTRFGARISKSIMTKHKDRVLRNPFVYVHILHKKVLAHHSTSEDAKNYINNVLPDHVDDFWRRNLYSTYKYIFDLIPKPEIFQFYKSAFTNKYQTDFFEMHVQFYHFNYFEFLSQEDRENIALKHIEAGGELLGENNDYIWYKFVNYDVAFPAIKKYILVTNDMDTRNEMCKTLVQSARNQRHLENLFKYYYERHVNEPGHLKEDFIETVADNKNIFEFDEGCWTAFNKILYSAEVYTPGFYGRDRFRTFCVIYHIINDIEMPEALIYYILHDFRSYEFIKHRDKLTDAQWLQIYEKMCEVQHKYMNEINERLKTGAGDYSQIKNEMLEQIRKFLSILEFFKKSTDDIPKMILDFIMANIEYFQSCNYFRKDVKEEKITESLLLRLLKKDKRLLVDKTRKNKIFDKMNDDIGFRLNRFAKVLKIYFSNDAIAKEYLEFFQSCIDKATNDYRYYRVIKTAVCSLFQLADEDYKVNFMSKYAPIEAKIDHKNIGRDVLGIQEAICRHAGYSRPPVPLSSILQYIKGDYIHFCLPIFNMYLADLPLPKAMQFIEAVLNAPVSIQKHGIRSAFKMFSTENLEKLVRDIWNKSKNVSLRMIIYKALFAKVKNTEGDDQNQLFEILKSFTNTLHEDDQDEVFELLKSNEMPEKFRAEYLYAAWAAIKLFSFKKNSNINRKIIIVQTIKNNIGLIEKKYIRTEIIDKFVKIMLDQNGLAQEYKPREHELNVAMWSLIETYIFFVRNEADLSDSQELLKTIIASCQKSWDRIYQDKYIIREFLCTFFNQYKSNCCDGCDVLVNQINTMTLLELCLQSLINLCPLEEVYLNVLGLKFKIATRKVLSYSLTKVDEIARGFVGEVLPILNDMINKKIFCKIFYSNISSEINSCICVMASYHNCDVKEILTIHVCSELLGVNKSTSLLALTLMPTDAYTDHTKGLIKCFLDDLMKINDFEVQSYYYDKFYASSYRVGYFLQFNKDKNKTVDDTADENDEPRV; translated from the coding sequence ATGTTGGACTTAATTGGAGTAACTTTGGGAGAACGTCAAGCAGAACTAAATTATAAAGTCGCAGAagcagttaaaaataaaataaactttaaagatCTAGAAGCTCTAGAAGAAAATTCCGATGTCGACAAATTGTACAAGATAGATATCGCGTCTAAACTAAAGAAAATGGATTATATACAAGAAGTGTTAAAATGCGGCGACAGTTTGTATGTTTCAAGAGCTCTAAAGTACGATTATATTTATGGTGATGAATTCTCGGCGATCATCAATCCAGATTATTTGAACCAAGAAATATTTCCTTATATGTCTCTACGGATGAAAAAAAAGCTTTTGGATAATGTAGCATCTCGCGTTCGTAATCAATCAAGGCTTCAAACTTTCTTTGAATATTGCATGAATTTAAGAACGTTTAATTTGGCCTTTAAATTTTCACTCCTTTTAAGTGAGAATGACAAACTGgatattttaaatactaatttCAAGTTCATTGAGAATCAAGAAAATAGTCAACAGTTTATTGGcaattcttttgttttagcCAAGGCTTATATTTCGAAACTAGACATTGTAAACcaaaatattgtaatgaaattttcaaATCTATTCTTGGTAGACGCTGAGGAATATTTAGATATGATTGAGAAGCATTACCAGAGATATGGTAGTACAAGATTTGGTGCGAGAATATCAAAAAGTATTATGACCAAGCATAAGGACAGAGTGCTAAGAAACCCTTTCGTTTACGTACATATATTACATAAGAAAGTGTTGGCTCATCACAGTACAAGCGAAGACGCTaagaattatataaacaatgtgTTACCCGATCACGTTGACGACTTTTGGCGTAGGAACCTTTAtagtacatacaaatatatCTTTGACCTAATTCCAAAACCTGAAATATTTCAGTTTTATAAAAGtgcatttacaaataaatatcaaacCGATTTCTTTGAAATGCATGTACAGTTTtaccattttaattattttgaatttttaagccAAGAGGACAGGGAAAATATAGCACTTAAACATATTGAGGCAGGTGGAGAGTTATTAGGTGAAAATAACGATTATATCTGGTATAAATTTGTTAACTACGATGTGGCGTTTCCAGCGATCAAGAAATATATACTGGTTACAAATGATATGGACACTAGAAACGAGATGTGTAAAACTTTAGTGCAGTCTGCTAGAAATCAACGACACCTAGAAAATCTCTTTAAATACTATTACGAGCGCCATGTGAATGAACCTGGACATTTGAAAGAAGATTTCATAGAAACCGTTGctgacaataaaaatatttttgagtttgATGAAGGTTGTTGGACAGCTTTTAACAAAATACTTTATAGTGCTGAAGTTTATACGCCCGGATTTTATGGACGCGATAGGTTTAGGACGTTTTGTGTCATCTACCATATAATTAATGATATCGAAATGCCAGAAGCATTGATATATTACATCCTTCACGATTTCAGATCGTATGAATTTATTAAACATCGTGATAAGTTAACTGATGCGCAGTGGTTACAAATATACGAAAAGATGTGCGAAGTTCAACataaatatatgaatgaaataaaCGAGCGTCTTAAAACTGGTGCTGGTGATTATTcccaaattaaaaatgaaatgctaGAACAAATACGTAAATTTCTCTCGATTCttgaatttttcaaaaaatctaCGGATGATATTCCAAAAATGATTTTGGATTTTATAATGGCAAACATAGAGTACTTCCAGTCCTGTAATTATTTCAGAAAAGATgtgaaagaagaaaaaataacagaaaGTTTATTATTGCGCCTATTGAAAAAGGATAAGCGGCTACTGGTTGACAAAacaaggaaaaataaaatatttgataaaatgaaCGATGACATAGGTTTTAGGCTAAACAGGTTTGCTaaggttttaaaaatttatttttcaaatgatGCTATTGCTAAAGAGTACTTAGAATTCTTCCAAAGTTGTATAGACAAGGCCACAAACGATTACAGATATTACAGAGTGATAAAAACTGCCGTATGCAGTTTATTTCAATTAGCAGATGAAGATTATAAGGTTAACTTTATGTCAAAATATGCACCAATCGAAGCAAAGATTGACCATAAAAATATCGGAAGAGATGTATTGGGTATTCAAGAAGCCATTTGTCGTCATGCAGGTTATTCACGTCCACCAGTACCTTTATCAAGCATACTTCAATATATTAAAGGAGACTACATACATTTTTGTCTTCCAATATTCAACATGTACTTAGCTGACTTACCTTTACCAAAAGCGATGCAATTTATTGAAGCTGTATTGAACGCTCCGGTATCCATACAAAAGCATGGGATTCGATCAGCCTTCAAAATGTTCAGTACAGAAAATTTGGAAAAACTTGTAAGAGACATATGGAATAAATCAAAAAATGTGTCGTTAAGAATGATTATTTATAAAGCACTTTTTGCAAAGGTAAAGAACACAGAGGGTGATGATCAAAACCAattgtttgaaatattaaaatccttCACGAATACATTGCACGAAGATGATCAAGATGAAGTGTTTGAATTGTTAAAGTCAAATGAGATGCCTGAAAAATTCAGAGCAGAATATTTATATGCTGCCTGGGCCGCAATTAAGTTGTTCTcttttaaaaagaattctaacaTTAACCGTAAGATTATTATAGtgcaaacaataaaaaataacattggtcttatagaaaaaaaatatatacgaaCGGAAATAATAGAcaaatttgtgaaaataatgTTAGACCAAAATGGTTTAGCTCAAGAGTACAAGCCAAGAGAGCATGAGTTAAACGTCGCTATGTGGTCTTTAATTGAAACATATATATTCTTTGTAAGAAATGAAGCGGATCTAAGTGATTCtcaagaattattaaaaaccaTTATTGCAAGTTGTCAAAAATCTTGGGACCGGATTTATCaagacaaatatattataagggAGTTTCTTTGCACATTCTTTAAccaatataaaagtaattgctGCGACGGTTGTGATGTATTAGTCAATCAAATTAATACAATGACATTGCTGGAACTGTGCTTACAGAGTTTGATAAATTTGTGCCCACTTGAAGAGGTTTACCTAAATGTTTTgggattgaaatttaaaatagctACTAGAAAAGTTTTGAGTTACTCTTTAACTAAAGTAGATGAAATTGCGAGAGGGTTTGTCGGTGAGGTTTTACCTATATTAAATGatatgattaataaaaagatattttGCAAAATATTCTACTCTAATATATCTAGCGAAATAAACAGTTGTATATGTGTCATGGCCTCATATCATAATTGTGATGTTAAAGAAATCCTTACAATACATGTATGCTCTGAGTTATTAGGTGTTAATAAAAGTACATCTCTTTTGGCATTAACATTGATGCCTACTGATGCATATACAGACCATACAAAAGGTCTTATCAAATGTTTTCTTGATGATCTCATGAAAATTAATGATTTTGAGGTTCAAAGTTATTactatgataaattttatgcaTCATCATACCGTGTTGGATATTTTCTGCAGTTCAATAAGgataaaaacaaaacagttgATGATACTGCCGATGAAAATGATGAACCAAgagtttaa